A single Erythrolamprus reginae isolate rEryReg1 unplaced genomic scaffold, rEryReg1.hap1 H_53, whole genome shotgun sequence DNA region contains:
- the LOC139155759 gene encoding zinc finger protein 850-like, whose protein sequence is MKHQRSHTGEKLFECPECGKTFSRSSNLVQHQRTHSGEKPFECPDCGKSFNQSSHLVTHQRTHTGEKPFECPDCGKTFSENSKLVQHQRIHTGEKPFECPDCGKTFSRSSNLVQHQRTHSGEKPFECPDCGKSFNQSSHLVTHQRTHTGEKPFECPDCGKRFSDNSSLVRHQRTHTGEKLFECPDCGKSFSDNSSLVRHQRIHTVEKPFECPDCGKSFFQSSGLVRHQRIQTGQKPFECSDCEQSFSKNSNLVQHQRTHTGEKPFECPDCGKGFSDNSNLVQHQRTHTGEKPFECPYCGKGFSQSSHLVQHQRTHTGEKPFECPDCGKGFINNSNLVQHQRIHAGEKPFKCPDCGKGFSQSSHLVTHRRTHSGEKPYECPDCGKRFIDNSSLVAHQRTHSGEKPFECPDCGKSFTQTSHLVTHRRTHSGEKPFECPDCGKGFSENSKLVQHQRTHTGEKPFECPYCGKSFSQSSGLVRHQRTHTGEKPFECPDCGKDFSHNSSLVKHQRIHTGEKPFECPECGKSFTQTSHLVTHRRTHSGEKPFECPDCGKGFSENSKLVQHQRTHTGEKPFECPYCGKSFSQSSGLVRHQRTHTGEKPFECPDCGKDFSHNSSLVKHQRIHTGEKPFECPECGKSFSQSWSLVEHQRIHTGEKPFECPFCGKGFSYNSSLVRHQQTHTIEKSLKC, encoded by the coding sequence atgaaacaccagaggagtcacacaggagagaaactgtTTGAATGCCCTGAATGTGGGAAAACTTTTAGTCGcagttccaacctggtgcaacaccagaggactcattcaggagagaaaccctttgaatgtcctgactgtgggaaaagttttaatcagagttcccacctggtgacacaccagaggacgcacacaggagagaaaccatttgaatgtcctgactgtgggaaaacgtTTAGTGAGAACTCCaaactggtgcaacaccagaggattcacacaggagagaaaccctttgaatgtcctgactgtgggaaaacttttagtcgcagttccaacctggtgcaacaccagaggacccattcaggagagaaaccctttgaatgtcctgactgtgggaaaagttttaatcagagttcccacctggtgacacaccagaggacgcacacaggagagaaaccctttgaatgtcctgactgtgggaaacgttttagtgataattccagcctggtgagacaccagaggactcacacaggagagaaactctttgaatgtcctgactgtgggaaaagttttagtgataattccagcctggtgagacaccagaggattcacacagtagagaaaccctttgaatgtcctgattgtgggaaaagtttttttCAGAGTTCTGgactggtgagacaccagaggattcagacaggacagaaaccctttgaatgttctgactgtgAACAAAGTTTTAGtaagaattccaacctggtgcaacaccagaggactcacacaggagagaaaccctttgaatgccctgactgtgggaaaggttttagtgataattccaacctggtgcaacaccagaggactcacacaggagagaaaccttttgaatgcccttactgtgggaaaggttttagtcagagttcccacttggtgcaacaccagaggactcacacgggagagaaaccctttgaatgccctgactgtgggaaaggttttattaataattccaacctggtgcaacaccagaggattcacgcaggagagaaaccctttaaatgccctgactgtgggaaaggttttagtcagagttcccacctggtgacacaccggaggactcactcaggagagaaaccctatgaatgtcctgactgtgggaaacgttttattgataattccagcctggtggcaCACCAGAGGACACACtcgggagagaaaccctttgaatgtcctgactgtgggaaaagttttactcagacttcccacctggtgacacaccggaggactcactcaggagagaaaccctttgaatgtcctgactgtgggaaaggttttagtgagaattccaaactggtgcaacaccagaggactcacacaggagagaaaccctttgaatgtccttactgtgggaaaagttttagtcagagttccggACTGGtgcgacaccagaggactcatacaggagagaaaccctttgaatgtcctgactgtgggaaagattttagtcataattccagtctggtgaaacaccaaaggattcacacaggagagaaaccgtttgaatgtcctgagtgtgggaaaagttttactcagacttcccacctggtgacacaccggaggactcactcaggagagaaaccctttgaatgtcctgactgtgggaaaggttttagtgagaattccaaactggtgcaacaccagaggactcacacaggagagaaaccctttgaatgtccttactgtgggaaaagttttagtcagagttccggACTGGtgcgacaccagaggactcatacaggagagaaaccctttgaatgtcctgactgtgggaaagattttagtcataattccagtctggtgaaacaccaaaggattcacacaggagagaaaccgtttgaatgtcctgagtgtgggaaaagttttagtcagagttggagcctggtggaacaccagaggattcacacaggagagaaaccatttgaatgccctttttgtgggaaaggttttagttataattccagcctggtgagacaccagcagACTCACACCATTGAGAAATCTTTGAAATGTTAA